The Spirosoma foliorum genome has a window encoding:
- a CDS encoding oxidoreductase yields MSTPLQPSKKVWFVTGASKGLGLSLVKQLLEQGFQVAATSRNKDDLRRAVSVDNESFLPLAVDLKTETSVDQAINATIAQFGHIDVVVNNAGYGLLGSLEELTDREARENFDVNVFGSLNVIRAVMPHLREQQSGHIFNISSIGGFTGNFPGFGIYCATKFAVEGFSESLAAEAKAFGINVTIVSPGYFRTDFLTASSLGVPSRQIDAYEAVRASQQAHQAEINGNQPGDPEKAVAALIQVASAENPPLHLFLGQDAYDMAYTKINSVQSDLETWKAVTVSTGFATENAAV; encoded by the coding sequence ATGAGTACTCCATTGCAACCAAGTAAAAAAGTATGGTTTGTTACAGGCGCGTCAAAAGGCCTGGGACTTTCATTAGTAAAACAATTATTGGAGCAAGGTTTCCAGGTGGCCGCTACTTCCAGAAACAAAGATGACCTTCGCCGGGCTGTTAGTGTTGACAATGAAAGCTTCCTTCCATTAGCTGTCGATCTAAAAACCGAAACCAGTGTCGATCAAGCGATTAATGCCACCATTGCGCAGTTTGGCCATATCGATGTGGTGGTCAACAATGCGGGTTATGGACTATTGGGCAGCCTTGAAGAACTAACCGACCGGGAAGCGCGCGAAAATTTCGACGTCAATGTATTTGGATCACTGAACGTGATTCGGGCCGTGATGCCTCATCTTCGGGAACAACAGTCGGGGCATATTTTTAACATCTCGTCGATTGGCGGTTTCACGGGTAACTTCCCAGGTTTTGGGATTTATTGCGCCACCAAGTTTGCCGTCGAAGGTTTTTCGGAATCACTTGCTGCCGAAGCGAAAGCGTTTGGCATCAACGTGACAATTGTTTCGCCCGGCTATTTTAGAACTGATTTCCTGACAGCTTCTTCACTAGGCGTTCCTTCTCGTCAGATCGACGCGTATGAAGCCGTTCGGGCCAGTCAGCAGGCGCACCAGGCCGAGATCAACGGTAACCAACCCGGCGATCCTGAAAAAGCAGTTGCGGCTTTGATTCAAGTAGCATCGGCAGAGAACCCACCCTTGCATTTATTCCTGGGTCAGGACGCTTACGACATGGCCTACACCAAAATCAACAGCGTTCAAAGCGATTTAGAAACCTGGAAA